One Papaver somniferum cultivar HN1 chromosome 10, ASM357369v1, whole genome shotgun sequence genomic window carries:
- the LOC113319730 gene encoding pentatricopeptide repeat-containing protein At5g15300-like: MIRKRVSSSNHNQRSNLWQRCTSFRTLKQIQGLMIIKGFNSNPYSLRELIYTCSVGLSGTMDYAHKLFGQITEPDLFIWNTMIRGSAQSSKPIKSTCLYKQMIEKDIQPDNYTYPFVLKACTKLSWIQMGNQIHGKVVKICLESDTFVRNTLIHLNAKCGDLKVARVLFEEWGNRDVVAYSALTAGYARRGELGIARKLFDEMPTRDMVSWNVMITGYVKCGNMESARKLFDEVPQRDVVTWNAMVAGYVLAKSYEKAFEMFEEMRIAGEQPDEVTMLSLLSACTDSGSLDIGERIHRSMMEMGSRNLSVLLGNALVDMYAKCGYIGKAIEVFRGMREKDSSTWNSIIGGLAIHGFAKESIDLFEEMQREKTQPDEITFIGVLVAFSHGGMTEKGRKYFELMRIQYGIEPNLRHYGCMVDMLGRAGLLEEAFEFAELMEVVPNPIIWRTLLAACRIHGNAELGKRANERLLALRHDQSGDYVLLSNIYASEGQWEGAQNVRKLMEDRGVKKETGCTLIETDNKELMHFLFDSKSTTTSRSHNL; this comes from the coding sequence ATGATCAGGAAAAGAGTCAGCAGTTCCAACCATAATCAACGGTCGAATTTATGGCAAAGATGTACAAGTTTCAGAACACTAAAACAAATCCAAGGTTTGATGATAATCAAGGGTTTCAATTCAAACCCATATTCCCTTAGAGAGTTAATATATACATGTTCTGTTGGTTTATCAGGAACTATGGATTATGCTCACAAACTGTTTGGTCAAATTACCGAACCAGATCTTTTCATATGGAATACTATGATAAGAGGTTCAGCTCAGAGTTCTAAACCTATCAAATCCACATGTCTTTATAAACAGATGATTGAAAAAGACATTCAACCAGATAATTATACTTACCCTTTTGTTCTCAAAGCTTGCACAAAACTTTCTTGGATTCAGATGGGCAATCAAATCCATGGGAAAGTTGTAAAAATTTGTTTGGAATCCGATACTTTTGTTAGAAATACTTTGATTCATCTTAATGCAAAATGTGGGGATTTGAAGGTGGCAAGGGTTCTTTTTGAGGAATGGGGGAATAGGGATGTTGTTGCTTATTCGGCTTTAACAGCTGGATATGCCAGAAGAGGAGAATTGGGAATTGCTAGGAAGTTATTTGATGAAATGCCTACAAGAGATATGGTTTCTTGGAATGTTATGATTACGGGCTATGTTAAGTGTGGGAATATGGAGAGTGCGAGGAAACTCTTTGATGAAGTCCCCCAACGAGATGTGGTTACTTGGAATGCGATGGTTGCAGGCTATGTTCTTGCTAAGTCTTATGAAAAAGCTTTTGAGATGTTTGAGGAGATGAGAATTGCAGGAGAACAGCCGGATGAAGTGACAATGCTGAGTTTGTTATCTGCTTGTACAGATTCTGGAAGTCTGGATATTGGGGAGAGGATTCATCGCTCTATGATGGAGATGGGTTCGAGAAATTTGAGTGTTCTTTTAGGGAATGCGCTTGTTGATATGTATGCTAAGTGTGGGTACATTGGGAAAGCCATTGAAGTGTTTAGGGGGATGAGGGAAAAAGATTCGTCGACTTGGAATTCGATTATTGGGGGATTAGCTATACATGGTTTTGCTAAGGAGTCGATCGATCTGTTTGAAGAGATGCAACGAGAAAAAACTCAGCCAGATGAGATCACATTTATCGGAGTACTAGTTGCTTTTAGTCATGGTGGGATGACCGAAAAGGGCCGTAAGTATTTTGAGCTTATGAGAATTCAATATGGAATAGAGCCTAACTTGAGGCACTATGGTTGTATGGTAGACATGTTAGGACGAGCAGGGCTACTTGAAGAAGCATTTGAATTTGCAGAGTTGATGGAAGTTGTACCAAACCCTATAATTTGGAGGACTTTGCTTGCTGCTTGTAGGATACATGGTAATGCTGAGCTGGGAAAACGTGCAAACGAGCGACTTCTGGCATTGAGACATGATCAAAGTGGGGATTATGTGTTGTTGTCAAATATATATGCGTCAGAAGGTCAATGGGAAGGTGCACAGAATGTAAGgaagttgatggaagatagaggAGTGAAGAAAGAAACTGGTTGTACCCTAATTGAGACTGATAACAAGGAACTAATGCATTTCTTATTTGATTCAAAATCCACGACGACTTCAAGAAGCCATAATCTTTGA